From Paraglaciecola sp. L1A13:
CACTACGAATTTACTTTTCATGATATTTCCCATTCAACTGTCTAGCGGTGATTTATATGCAGTTGTGCAAGCGTGGTCAAGTCAACTAAGAAAAATACTCAGAGACGGATCCTCAGTCAGTCTCTGAATATGCGCTTAAGCACTATAGCGGTCTTAACAATTTGCGCGTTCGCCTTTAGGCTACGTGCGGCTTCATAACAAAGCCATAGTGGTAATCTCGCCAAGGCAAGGTGTATTGAAATAAAGGTGCTGTGCCCCAGGAGTCTGTTCCCGCGATCCCCCGTTGTTTATAATCAATATTAATAAATAGCTTGTTTTGCTTGCTCAGTTCATGAGGGTGCAATCCACGTTTTTCGAATTGGTCATAATCATGAACATCATAGCGCTGTGCACCAAAGCCAAGTTGCGGTAAACCATTAAAGGTCAATCCTAAGCCCTTTTCATTTTTAAAGGTGACACTTCGCACATCACTGCGGTAGCCATTTTCCTGAGGACGCACATAAGGAAAATAAAGGTCATCTACTCCCATGCTGTATCGACTCACCAGTGCCGATTGTTTACGATCCCAATAATTTTCATGAGGGCCACGACCGAACCATTCGACTTGCTCAAATTCTTTAGGCAATTGCAGCAAACTACCGATACGTGGCAGCGCACTATGAATTTTATGGGGCGCAGCGTAAAACCAAATATCAAAGGTAATGCTGCCGTCTTCGCTGACCGTATATTTACTCAAATAACGGCTTTGCACATCAGTAAGATAATGCTCTGTGCTGATTTCAATACTGTCGTCAGTTTGATGCCAGTTAAACGCTGTTAACTCAGTATGTTGACCAGCATATTGCCAGTCTTTGGCCTTCTCAGGAAAGCCTTCTCCAAAATCGTTATCCGTTGGGGCCCGCCAAAATTCGGGGCGAATATCCGACAATAGCATCCGTTGACCTTGCAATTGATAATCGCTAATCAGCCCAGACGTCATATCAAAGCTGATTGAGAACAAATCCGTTGCAATAATCAGCGCCGAATCACTTTCACTAATCTGCAAGGCGCTCGTCTTATGACGAGTCCCCTTTGGCTTATCATTGGTCTGCGTTGCATCAGTTGGCACAGAGACTTGGCTGCGCGCCACAACAAAACCTGCCGGTACCATGTCATTCCCCTGTTTATTGGAAAACTCAAAAATAACAAAATACTCAGCGTCATCGGTCAGGTAAGCGTCTATGGTAAATTCAACAAGTTCAGTCGTTTGAGGGCCTACATGCAAATTTTCAATACTGCCTTTTTGTATGACATTGCCATTTCCTTCAATACGCCAGAGCAAGGTTACATCAGACAAGTCAGTAAAATACCGCTTATTTTTTACACGTATAGTTTGGCTCACCCTATCTAGGGATTCCACGCTCATGTGTTGATAAACAGCGTGCACCTCATAAGCGTGTGGATTCGGCGTTCTGTCAGCAGCCATCATGCCATTGGCACTAAAATTACCGTCGTGATACATACCCGGTTCTTCTAAGTCCCCGCCATACCCCCAATAAGGTGTACCATCTTCGGAGGTGACAGCAAAAGTTTGATCAACCCAATCCCAAATAAATCCGCCTTGTAATAGCGGATATTGCTCAATGACCCGCCAGTAGTCGGCAAGGTTACCCATAGAGTTACCCATGGCGTGTTCATATTCGCAAAGAATCAATGGCCGTGTTTCACCTAATTGCGCGTAATGTTCGAGTACCGGAATAGAGGCATACATTTGGCTATACATATCCGTATGCCGACGCAGTTGTGCTTGCTCAGACATAACAGGCATGCTGGTTTTGGTTTTAAGCCAGTCATACAACGCTTCCATGTTGGGGCCATCACCGGTTTCATTACCAATCGACCAAATCACCACACTCGGATGGTTTTTATCTCGTTCGTACATATTCGATACACGGTCCTGATAAGCCTCTTTCCACTCCGGCATATTGCCCATATGACCACTTGGATCGTAAGGAACGGGCTGATTCGCCGCCCCCACTCCATGAGACTCAATATTCGCTTCATCGACTAGATACATACCGTACTCATCAGCCAATGCATACCAATACGGGTCATTGGGGTAATGCGATGTGCGCACAGCATTAATGTTGAACTGCTTAAGCAGTTGCATATCACGGCGCATTGACTCGCGACTTATCACATGGCCTGTAATGGGATCGTGGTCATGA
This genomic window contains:
- a CDS encoding glycoside hydrolase family 2 TIM barrel-domain containing protein — encoded protein: MTSANSTTLPDWQDPQVFAINKEPARASFYSFSKDPGGYVDTPFMSKDYLLLNGKWDFNWVNSPASRPVDFFKPDFNSGQWDKIDVPGNWQLLGYGAANYINTRIDFAEHPIAGQVPEDNNPVGSYRRTFLLPEGWGKQRIFAYLGAVKSAFYLWINGHKVGYSQDSKTPAEFDITDYVKAGENVIALQVYRWSDGTYLELQDMWRLSGIERDVYLYSAPNVRVRDFHVLSNLDETYTDGQLELQVNVQSYLVGHSDEQTAYQLQAQLLGPDQHPIMSENVSIEALDREQVDVSFTKKINNVAKWSAEEPNLYQLKLTLLDENNQAVQHIYVRVGFRTSELKNGNVLINGQAVLFKGVNRHDHDPITGHVISRESMRRDMQLLKQFNINAVRTSHYPNDPYWYALADEYGMYLVDEANIESHGVGAANQPVPYDPSGHMGNMPEWKEAYQDRVSNMYERDKNHPSVVIWSIGNETGDGPNMEALYDWLKTKTSMPVMSEQAQLRRHTDMYSQMYASIPVLEHYAQLGETRPLILCEYEHAMGNSMGNLADYWRVIEQYPLLQGGFIWDWVDQTFAVTSEDGTPYWGYGGDLEEPGMYHDGNFSANGMMAADRTPNPHAYEVHAVYQHMSVESLDRVSQTIRVKNKRYFTDLSDVTLLWRIEGNGNVIQKGSIENLHVGPQTTELVEFTIDAYLTDDAEYFVIFEFSNKQGNDMVPAGFVVARSQVSVPTDATQTNDKPKGTRHKTSALQISESDSALIIATDLFSISFDMTSGLISDYQLQGQRMLLSDIRPEFWRAPTDNDFGEGFPEKAKDWQYAGQHTELTAFNWHQTDDSIEISTEHYLTDVQSRYLSKYTVSEDGSITFDIWFYAAPHKIHSALPRIGSLLQLPKEFEQVEWFGRGPHENYWDRKQSALVSRYSMGVDDLYFPYVRPQENGYRSDVRSVTFKNEKGLGLTFNGLPQLGFGAQRYDVHDYDQFEKRGLHPHELSKQNKLFINIDYKQRGIAGTDSWGTAPLFQYTLPWRDYHYGFVMKPHVA